The following are encoded together in the Flavihumibacter fluvii genome:
- a CDS encoding lmo0937 family membrane protein — protein sequence MRNLLYIVAVVLIIGWLLGVFVYSATGLIHILLVLAVVSILLSLIRRGV from the coding sequence ATGAGAAACTTACTGTATATCGTAGCCGTAGTATTAATCATTGGCTGGCTCCTGGGTGTATTTGTATACAGCGCCACCGGCCTGATCCATATTCTGTTGGTTTTGGCAGTTGTGTCCATCCTGCTTTCCCTCATCCGAAGAGGTGTTTGA
- a CDS encoding YbhB/YbcL family Raf kinase inhibitor-like protein produces the protein MKFPNRAKAPDIATLELSSAAFIPGGSIPAKHTCDGKNSSPPLAVKSFPPATKCLALITDDPDAPGGTWVHWVAWNIPVTHHLKENECHGIEGMNDFRQSGYGGPCPPSGTHHYHFKVYALDDLLDIPTSAGKPELEKAMNGHIIGFGEIIGLYKRS, from the coding sequence ATGAAATTCCCGAACCGGGCGAAGGCCCCTGATATTGCCACTTTGGAATTGAGTTCCGCGGCTTTTATACCCGGTGGATCAATTCCCGCAAAGCATACCTGCGATGGAAAAAACAGCAGTCCGCCCCTGGCTGTCAAAAGTTTTCCACCGGCAACGAAATGCCTTGCACTGATCACAGATGACCCGGATGCGCCAGGTGGCACATGGGTGCATTGGGTCGCCTGGAACATCCCGGTGACACACCACCTGAAAGAAAACGAATGCCATGGTATTGAAGGCATGAACGACTTCAGGCAAAGCGGGTATGGTGGCCCTTGCCCGCCATCAGGAACCCATCATTACCATTTTAAGGTATATGCCCTGGATGACTTATTGGATATCCCCACATCTGCCGGAAAACCGGAGCTGGAAAAAGCAATGAACGGACATATCATCGGATTTGGTGAAATCATCGGATTATATAAAAGATCATGA
- a CDS encoding erythromycin esterase family protein: protein MGHYFTKATALDENETISAIRQWAYPLKSKADLQPLFEKIGDARIVMLGEASHGTHEYYTWRAHISKKLIEEKGFNCIAVEGDWPDCYRLNRFVKGLDPANKSAFKVLETFDRWPTWMWANWEIVALADWMVQFNTGRPANKKAGFYGLDVYSLWESMESIMHYLEKTDKAALVLAQEAFRCFEPFQKDEGRSYAEASRYVPELCETEVLHLLKEIQKKAINYNSDVENVFSTEQNALITVNAEKYYRTMIQGGPHSWNVRDRHMADTLDRLLNFHGENSKIIVWAHNTHIGDARATDMVDEGMFNIGEIARIKHQDKGVVLVGFGSYTGTVMAGRKWGADMQSMHLPEARPSSWEDLLHKAGNTNKLLLMQDFIGNDTLMENHIGHRAVGVVYNPAYEQYGNYVPTILPLRYDAFIYLDETHALHPIHISPDGSQVPETYPFGV from the coding sequence ATGGGACACTATTTTACCAAAGCCACCGCTTTGGATGAGAATGAAACCATAAGTGCCATCAGGCAATGGGCTTACCCGCTGAAAAGTAAAGCAGACCTGCAGCCGCTTTTTGAAAAAATTGGTGATGCAAGGATCGTGATGCTTGGTGAAGCTAGTCATGGCACACATGAGTATTATACCTGGCGTGCCCATATTTCCAAAAAACTGATAGAAGAAAAAGGATTCAATTGTATTGCTGTTGAAGGTGACTGGCCGGATTGCTATCGACTGAACCGTTTTGTAAAAGGGCTTGACCCTGCTAATAAAAGTGCTTTTAAAGTATTGGAAACTTTCGACAGGTGGCCTACCTGGATGTGGGCCAACTGGGAAATCGTTGCATTGGCGGACTGGATGGTACAGTTTAATACCGGGCGGCCCGCCAATAAAAAAGCCGGCTTCTATGGCCTGGATGTATACAGCCTCTGGGAAAGCATGGAAAGCATTATGCATTACCTGGAAAAAACAGATAAAGCCGCATTAGTGTTAGCACAGGAAGCATTCCGCTGTTTCGAACCTTTCCAGAAAGATGAAGGCCGGTCCTATGCAGAAGCCAGCCGGTATGTGCCGGAATTATGCGAAACTGAGGTATTGCACCTTTTAAAAGAGATCCAGAAAAAGGCCATTAATTATAATTCTGATGTGGAGAATGTATTCAGCACGGAACAAAATGCGCTGATCACCGTGAATGCAGAAAAATACTACCGTACCATGATCCAGGGCGGCCCCCACAGCTGGAATGTGCGTGACCGGCACATGGCCGACACGCTGGACAGGCTGCTGAATTTTCATGGTGAAAATTCGAAGATCATCGTATGGGCACATAACACACATATTGGCGATGCCAGGGCCACAGATATGGTTGATGAAGGCATGTTCAACATCGGTGAAATAGCGCGGATAAAACACCAGGACAAAGGTGTTGTGCTGGTTGGCTTCGGGTCCTACACCGGAACGGTTATGGCCGGCAGGAAATGGGGCGCTGACATGCAGTCCATGCATTTGCCGGAAGCAAGGCCATCCAGCTGGGAAGACCTCCTGCACAAAGCCGGTAATACCAACAAGCTCCTGTTGATGCAGGATTTTATTGGTAATGATACCCTGATGGAAAACCATATTGGCCACCGGGCCGTTGGCGTGGTGTATAATCCTGCCTATGAGCAATACGGCAACTATGTGCCCACCATTTTGCCCTTGCGCTACGACGCCTTTATTTACCTGGATGAAACCCATGCCCTTCACCCTATTCATATTTCACCCGATGGATCCCAGGTTCCGGAAACCTATCCCTTTGGTGTTTAA
- a CDS encoding ferritin-like domain-containing protein produces MTTEQQTVCTLHNLLDYDAKKFTSAEILLQRHLPDWILHADSLKLKTVLQKYLGFVEQHVKMLEGFFESEQISSISTSNRVMQAFIDEAAAKMAVCADAAIKDACLLASIQAINHFKISMYGTAAAFAKALGMEEQAAIFYKAEVEEKQIDDRLSQLAEHEVNIHAKTPVVLPG; encoded by the coding sequence ATGACAACAGAACAACAAACGGTGTGTACACTGCATAACCTGCTGGACTATGATGCCAAGAAATTCACCAGTGCTGAGATTTTGCTCCAGCGCCATTTGCCGGATTGGATCCTGCATGCAGATTCCCTGAAGTTAAAAACGGTATTACAGAAATACCTTGGTTTTGTGGAGCAGCATGTTAAAATGCTGGAGGGTTTTTTTGAATCGGAGCAGATCAGTTCGATCAGTACCAGTAACCGGGTCATGCAGGCTTTTATTGATGAAGCCGCTGCGAAAATGGCGGTGTGTGCAGATGCTGCGATTAAGGATGCCTGCCTGCTGGCTTCCATTCAGGCCATCAATCATTTTAAGATCAGCATGTATGGTACAGCTGCAGCCTTTGCCAAAGCATTGGGCATGGAAGAGCAGGCTGCCATCTTTTACAAGGCCGAGGTAGAGGAGAAGCAGATCGATGACCGGTTGTCGCAGCTAGCAGAACATGAAGTGAATATTCACGCTAAAACTCCCGTAGTGTTGCCGGGCTAA
- a CDS encoding dienelactone hydrolase family protein — protein MEFRAYEEVEIPSGKVTLKGDLVIPETARAIVVFSHGSGSSRFSTRNQAVARYLIQKNFGTLLFDLLTPEEDVQYQNRFDIDLLTTRLADATRWLAKLPAAKDCAIGYFGASTGAASALKAAALIPSVCAVVSRGGRPDLAADSLPKVKAPVLLIVGSLDEEVIVLNRMAYEELGGEKKLEIVAGATHLFEEPGKLDIVAALAAKWFEKYTQPEYVPG, from the coding sequence ATGGAATTCAGGGCCTACGAGGAAGTGGAAATACCCAGCGGGAAAGTAACCTTGAAGGGAGACCTGGTCATTCCCGAAACTGCCCGTGCCATTGTGGTTTTTTCGCATGGCAGTGGAAGCAGCCGGTTCAGTACAAGGAACCAGGCAGTTGCGCGGTACCTGATCCAAAAAAATTTCGGCACTTTATTGTTCGATTTATTAACGCCGGAAGAAGATGTGCAATACCAAAATCGTTTTGATATAGACCTGCTTACCACCAGGCTGGCTGATGCCACCAGGTGGCTCGCTAAACTGCCGGCGGCTAAAGATTGCGCTATCGGCTATTTTGGTGCCAGTACAGGGGCAGCTTCAGCTTTGAAGGCGGCGGCCCTGATTCCGTCCGTTTGCGCAGTAGTATCCAGGGGTGGCAGGCCCGACCTGGCTGCGGACAGCCTGCCAAAGGTGAAGGCCCCGGTTTTATTGATCGTGGGCAGCCTGGATGAAGAAGTGATCGTCCTGAACCGCATGGCCTACGAAGAATTGGGTGGTGAAAAAAAACTGGAGATCGTTGCAGGGGCCACCCATCTTTTTGAAGAGCCGGGAAAATTAGACATTGTTGCCGCGCTGGCGGCGAAATGGTTTGAAAAATATACACAACCTGAGTATGTTCCGGGATAG
- a CDS encoding phosphoribosyltransferase: MFRDRKAAGIDLAKKLTEYRHDPGIVLAVPRGGVPVAYAVAKELDFPMDLVLTKKIGHPLNREYAIGAASLTDYFVVPHDDVSDEYIEKELLRVRTRLKEMQVRFRGDRAPEKLEGKTVIIVDDGIATGNTILGTVRLLKKSHPAKIIIAVPVASRSAIHKLSKEADAVISLLVPTEFFGVGAFYENFEQVSDEEVDEYLDKFRQWRKMAT, from the coding sequence ATGTTCCGGGATAGAAAAGCTGCCGGCATTGATCTGGCGAAGAAGTTAACTGAATACAGGCATGATCCGGGCATTGTATTAGCAGTACCCCGGGGTGGTGTTCCTGTTGCCTATGCGGTGGCGAAGGAACTGGATTTCCCGATGGACCTGGTACTGACCAAAAAGATCGGCCATCCTTTGAACAGGGAATATGCCATTGGGGCCGCCAGCCTTACGGATTATTTTGTGGTGCCGCATGATGATGTTTCTGATGAATATATTGAAAAGGAATTACTCAGGGTCAGGACGCGGCTGAAAGAAATGCAGGTTAGGTTCAGGGGTGACCGGGCGCCGGAAAAGCTGGAAGGCAAAACAGTGATCATCGTAGACGATGGTATTGCAACGGGAAATACTATACTGGGGACAGTCCGGCTTTTAAAAAAAAGCCATCCGGCCAAGATTATAATTGCGGTGCCTGTGGCATCACGGAGCGCCATTCATAAGTTATCCAAAGAAGCAGATGCAGTTATTTCTTTACTTGTTCCCACAGAATTCTTTGGTGTGGGGGCATTTTATGAAAATTTTGAGCAGGTAAGTGATGAGGAAGTGGACGAATACCTGGATAAGTTCCGGCAATGGCGGAAAATGGCGACCTGA
- a CDS encoding Hsp20/alpha crystallin family protein codes for MDTSLFAEKDYTVYPGEYVPMPETEMLFDALRHGAVPVISSLPLNMDEYEDCYKVEVSLPGVRRDEILIQLNEDRLSIAVMQKNEQVGDPRKIQMHEFMPGPVERKLVLPEIVDVEFVSASYREGILYIHLPKTSTPSGSSNHLVVVY; via the coding sequence ATGGATACTAGCTTGTTTGCCGAAAAAGATTACACGGTTTATCCGGGGGAATATGTTCCCATGCCAGAAACTGAAATGCTGTTTGATGCTTTGCGTCACGGGGCAGTGCCGGTTATCTCCTCATTACCACTAAATATGGATGAGTATGAGGATTGTTACAAAGTAGAAGTGTCGTTACCTGGTGTGCGGCGCGATGAAATTTTGATCCAGTTGAATGAAGATCGTTTGTCCATTGCCGTCATGCAAAAAAATGAACAGGTGGGCGACCCCAGGAAGATACAGATGCATGAATTTATGCCTGGCCCGGTAGAACGAAAACTGGTTTTGCCTGAAATAGTTGACGTTGAATTTGTAAGTGCATCCTACAGGGAGGGTATCTTGTACATTCACTTGCCCAAGACATCCACACCATCCGGTTCCAGTAATCATTTGGTAGTGGTATATTAA